The genomic window taatcaagttgattcagcaaagtatatctcctagacaatgcatctacaatgatattatccttccctttcttgtgtttgataacataaggaaaagattcaataaattcaacccattttgcatgtctacgattcagttttccttgactacgaatatgcttcaaagattcatgatcagaatgtataacaaattctttgggccacaaataatgctgccatgtttctaatgtccgcactagagcatataattccttatcatatgtagaataattaagaataggcccgctcaatttctcactaaagtatgcaacaggttttccttcttgtaacaaaacaccacccaatccaattccactcgcatcacattcaagctcgaaagtcttattaaaatcagggagttggagtagaggtgcatgtgttaacttatctttcagcacatggaaggcgtgctcttgtgctttgccccaagaaaagggcactcccttctttgtaagctcattcaatggtgcagcaatggtgctgaagtccttcacaaaacggcgatagaaaccagcaagtcctaggaaactccgcacttgtgtgaccatCGTGGGTAtaggccatccttgtatagcttccaccttggctttatcaacctcaattccctgtggagtgacaacatagccaagaaacgatactcgatcggtgcagaaagtgcacttctcaaggttaccaaacaaacatgcatcacgtagagcattgaaaatagcacgtaagtgatcaaggtgttcatccatggatttgctataaatcagtatatcatcaaagtagacgataacaaatttcccaatgaaagcacgcaaaacctcgttcattaatctcatgaaagtactaggtgcattagttaacccaaaaggcatgactaaccactcatatagaccgaacttggttttgaaagcagttttctattcatctcccaatttcatacgaatctggtggtacccactacgcaaatcaacctttgaaaacctacttggattcggccaacagagaggaacagccaattccttgtccgattcaaacttcaaaccctacttggattcggccaacagagagactatatgatagcgcgtgttgtgatagaacatgacaagaactcaaaactctaaaggactaaaactaagacaagcaacttgacacaaccgatgcaaccgatgactcaacaagccctaactaggtagcactagccatggcccaaaggtctataggattgtaggaaactaatctactatttttttggcttttttggactataggaaaaataaaaacagcgaagaattacaagtctctcaccgataaaccttgctctgataccaactgatatgaacccgctagggtttatggacgatctttcgatgagaggcgtgagatcactcgatttggtggatggagatgacgttcacggcccgactacagccttccaagaccgcaccttagcaaccgatacaccacctccaaaggccgtcacgatcttgtggagcgcgacaaccagccactagggctcccgtcctgcaagcaatcgaagaactagcaagaacaaggaaacaagcactgaatttgcaagatggaattgaaagcctcaaactgaatcttattttgagtggggttccaaagacaaggagacgggcggctggatcagcacgcgcgcctacaagcaagtagcaaaggctaaacttgatctaaacaaaacccaagtgttcctggtggcggctaaggggtatatgacatgtggaggacgaccacaagagagtttgggtcatgctccaaccctaggacgcatccctactggactctaaacgatacaagcccattgggctaacttaaggtggcgcagcaccctggacagaatagacctcttggtgatttttgggctgttgacgccgtttgtgagaaggtatgagtatgaggtcagatccgtatgaaagtagactttattagctttccaacaagtccagaatcaccccaatccgactccgtatgtaaccgtggcgaccgtcgcaagttggaggtgtgctgcagtccgaatccagcctacgcgagtccttttccctttcgttcttctccttgattcctaatcaaaacaagagtgcacgtgtctccaagatctaaacaggatggacaagagctcaagaaggaactcacttgatgattaagtgtttgagcacgagcacgggtaataggaccagcaggtgtcggcgtggacggcgtggatgtatgatcggtgttgatgtcctcatcaaatctcacttctttccttttggagacagtgttagtgtcggagcaagataggtgtatggtttacgctagacgtaccataggctctgagatcattttggacacaaccgatggcaccactaggtgacgaggctcaagtggaagctcatttcggtccgtttagagatagtgctaatcttgacgcaagataggtgtacggtttgcgtcgagcgtaacataggctcggaaatcattctgCATGcgcccgatggagctccttggtgacatgggtcatgtggaatctgatagaaggggagtgcccgatctttcggtgagtggagataatttcgatctggtggaagtagaccctcacgatccgactacgacgagcgaacccgaagcgccaatgcaatcgctgaaccaactcccgatggttaccaacctcgccggtgcgagatcagcctgatcacgaagatcgtttcctgcacgcaatcgaaaaacgaacaagaaaaagacgcgagcaatcacaattatcgctcgaaggtggagttctgaatcacacaaagacggcgcggaattgccgtgttcgagagtagctaaagctagatgtaaaacaaaactcgagttgtaaacaaaagggactccgactaaataaagggggcgcagcccctggagtccagatcgacggcaggaggggggggcgccaccagggaaaaggcggcggctgccagccctaggcgccccacctgggctgccctgttgggccatcttcttattccgctggcccttcgttccttaacagcatgatgaagtttaattctctcgcacgggcccgagtgattggccctagatgatcaactggaggcgcctgaggtgctgctggtgtagatgtactcgtggtgtcctcatcatcctccccttcttgaattgaagtcgtcctcgacggcaACTCCTCATCTTCGCCcgcataaggtttcaaatctgcaacattaaaactCGTGGAAACACCAAACTCCACAGGCAGGTCAAGGATGTAAGCATTATCATTAATCTTGGTTAGTACTTTAAAAGGACCAGCAGCACGTGGCATCAATTTAGAACGACGTAAAGTAGGAAAACGATCCTTTcttaaatgcaaccaaaccagatCACCCGGTTCAAAAGTAACATGTTTTCTCCCTTTACTACCCGCAACCTGATATTTAGCATTAGCAGTAGCAATGTTTTGTTTAGTTTGTTCATGCAAGCTAATCATTTGATCAATATGTGCAGCGGCATCTATGTGTGGAGCGTCCTCAGCATCAAGAACAAACAAATCAATGGGCGCTCGAGGAATATAACCATAAACAATCTGAAAGGGACACATTTTTGTAGAAGAATGCGTTGcatgattataagcaaactcaacatgaggcaagcaATCCTCCCAACGTTTCAAGTTTTTATCTAAAACAGCCCTAAGCATGGTTGACAAAGTTCGATTAaccacctcagtttgcccatcagtctgaGGGTGACAAGTAGTGCTAAACAGCAATTTAGTTCCCATTTTATTCCACAGTGATCGCCAAAAATGACTGAGAaacttagcatcacgatcagagacTATTGTAGTTGGAATACCATGCAAACGAATAATCTCTTTAAAGAACAATTCAGCAATATTGCTAGCATCATCAGTCTTATGACAAGGTATAAAATGAGCCATTTTGGAGAAAcgatcaacaaccacaaaaaTACTGTCCCTCCCCTTCTTAGTTCGAGGCAATCCCAaaacaaagtccatagaaatatcAAGCCAAGGGGAAGTAGGAACAGGCAAAGGCATGTACAAACCATGGTTGTTCAatcgtgacttagctttctggcaagTATTGCAACGTGCAACAAGGCGCTCAACATCAGCGCGCATCCGGGGCCAAAAGAAATGAGCAGCCAGCACCTCATGCGTCTTGTAGACGCCAAAGTGCCCCATGAGAccgcctccatgcgcttcctgtaaCAACAAACGACGAACCGAGCTAGCTGGAACACACAGCTTGTTAGCGCGAAACAGGAACCCGTCCTGTATGTGAAATTTGCCCCATGGTTTGCCATGAATACAATGGGCAAAagcatctttaaaatcagcatcatccaCATATTGATCCTTCACAGTTTGCAGGCcaaaaattttaaaatctaaCTGTGATAGCATGGTATAGCGacgagacaaagcatcagcaataacattttctttcccgctcttgtgtttaataatgtaaggaaaagactcaatgaATTCTACCCATTTAGCATGACGACGGTTCAGGTTTGTTTGGGTACGAATATGTTTTAAagcctcatgatcagaatgaattataaactcgCGATGCCAAAGGTAGTGCTGCCAAGTATGCAAAGTGCGCACTAAAGCATaaagctccttatcataagtagaataattcAAGCTAGCACCACTTAATTTCTCGCTAAAATAGgcaacaggttttccttcttgtaacaaaacagcaCCTAGCCCAATaccgctagcatcacattcaagctcaaacacTTTAGTAAAATCAGGCAACTGCAAGAGAGGAGAATTGGTTAACTTATCTTTCAAGGTGCTGAACGCAACCTCTTGCGAATCACTCCAAGCAAAGGGGAcatccttctttgtaagctcatgtaGAGGCGCTGCAATGGAGCTAAAATCACGAACAAACCTGCGGTAGAAACCTGCAAGGCCAAGAAAGCTTCGAATTTGTGTGACCGTCGTCGGTGTAGGCCACGCCCGAATGGCATCGATCTTGCTGCTATCCACCTCAATACCCTgtggagtaacaacatagccaagaaacgagacACGTTGTGTGCAAAACATGCATTTTTCGATGTTAGCAAATAAATTGGCCGCACGCAACGCATCAAAAACAGCACGCAAATGGTCTAAATGCTCCTCCATAGACTTGCTGTAAATAAGGATATCATCAAAATAGACAACTACAAACAATCCTATGAAGGGCCTCAGAACTTCATTCATCAAACGCATAAAAGTGCTGggagcattcgtcaaaccaaacggCATAACCAACCATTCATATAACCCAAATTTCGTTTTAAAAGCCGTTTTCCATTCATCACCTAATTTCATGCGAATCTGATGGtagccactacgcaaatcaatcttAGTAAAAATAATGGCACCACTAAGCTCATCTAGCATATCATCAAGGCGTGGTATAGGATATCGGTAGCGAATGGTAATGTTATTAATAGCACGACAGtctacacacatacgccaagagccatctttctttggaacaagtaacacaggaacagagcaagggctaagagactcacgaatATAACCCTTGTCAAGCAACGCCTGTACCTGTCGCtggatctcctttgtctcatccgGATTTGTACGGTACGGGGCGCGGTTCGGGAGCTGTGCGCCGGGAAtgaggtcgatctggtgctcaatgccacgaaGTGGTGGAAGGCCTGGTGGCAAATCTTTTGGAAAGACATCAgcgtactcctgcaaaatgttagcaacagcagggggaatATCCAAAGACGGTGTATCATCAAGGGAAACGAGCACACGAGAGCATATAAGGGCATAGCATGGCAAAGTAGCATCGTGTAACTTATCAAAATCAGCACGTGTAGCAAGCAAAACAGGAGCATTTAACTTGATTTCAGAATTAACAGAGGTCGATGGTGCAAGTTGTTTAGCAGTTTTAGCAGCTCGAGCAAGATCATCTTTAAGAATTTGTTCAggtgtcattggatgtataattatTTTTTGACCCTTAAACATGAGAGAATAGTGATTGGAACGACCATGATGCAAGCTAtcagtatcatattgccaaggtcgCCCAAGTAACAGAGAGCATACTTCCATGGGAATAACATCACAATCGACAAAATCAGAATAAGCACCCATGGAGAAAGGAACACGGACCGAACGAGTAATTCTAATTTTCCCACCATCATTAAGCCATtgaatgtgatatggatgtggatgctTACGAGTGGGTAAAGACAACTTCTCAACCAGCGCGGTACtcgccaaattgttgcagctgccGCTGTCAATGATGATGCGAATGGATCGCTCTTGCACAACGCCCTTGGTATGGAAAAGAGTGTGTCGCTGATTCGTCTCAGGCGTAGCGACCTGTGTACTAAGAACACGCTGCACAACAAGACTTTCATATCTATCGGCGTCGTCCGGGTTGACATGTACGTCCGTCTTTGCTGCATGGTCAGTGGCAAGCATAGCGGGTTGAATATCGTCAGAATCACTAGCGGAAGAATACTCACCATCGTCACGAATGAGCAAGGCACGCTTGTTCAGACATTCCCGAGACACATGGCCAAATCCTTGGCAACGAAAGCACTGAATATCCCGTGTGCGGCGTGTGGAAGGAACTGCACCTGTGGACGGAGGAGTACCTGCAGAAGTGGCTGCCCGCTCACGTGGTGTAGTGGTGGGTGTGGACGGTGCAGGGGGCGCGGGTGCTGAACCGGATGTCGAGCTTCGTcctgcaaaagagttagaatATGGCTTCGAGCGGCGTCCCTGTATTTGACgttcagctttgcaagcaaatTCAAATAATGTGGTCATATCATAAtactctttgtaatcaagtatatcCTGAATTTCACGGTTTAAACCACCACGAAAACGTGCCATAGCAGCATCGTTTTCCTCAACTAACCCACACCGAATCATGCCTTTTTGCAATTCCTGGTAATAGTCCTCTACAGATTGTGAACCTTGCTGAAAACATTGCATTTTATTAAGCAAATCGCGAGCATAATAAGAAGGTACAAATCTGTATCGCATAGCAGCTTTTAATTGATCCCATGTGGTTGGAACTGTAGCGGGATGTTTTTGTTTATATTCACGCCACCAAATTAAAGCAAAATCAGTAAATTCACTAATAGCAGCTTTAACTTGAGAATTAGCAGGAATATCATGGCATGAAAATTTCTGGTCGACTTCTAATTCCCAATCAAGATATGCAGCAGGATCATATTTGCCGTTAAAAGatggaattttaaattttatcttaGCAAAAGAATCATTACCGGGACGGCGTGGCACACGGCGAGCGCGGCCTTTACGGTCTCCACCGTCCTGCTCCGTGTCACCAACATAATCGTTCTGGAGATCTGCGACCAGCGTGCTCAATGAGTCGAGGCGTGACACGATGGTGTCGAGCGTGGTCTTGGTGGCTGTCTGCGAGAGGTCTAGCTGATCGAACCGCTCGTTCGACGTAGTGACCGTGGAATCCATCCGTTCATGCATCGTCTTGATGTCGGTGGCAAGTCCATCAATCTGTGTCCGCATATCCTGCAGCTCATCCTtcacgtcgtcgccgtcgcctgccaTGGTTAGTGCAAACACAAAACCGATGCCAAAATAGGGTGTAACGGTTCACAAGGCGCTCACACTAGTGCTGTTATCAATGTCTTATCCGTTCTTACCTAGCACACAGGGGCGACCCACAACCGACCGGAGGAACTCGCGAAAGATTGGAGCAGCGATTGCCTGGGAACAAAGTCAGCTCGTCGTAGAACTATGTGGAGTTCTGGGTAGGCCGCACTCAagtcaaggattagcaattaacgaatgcAGATTAGCGAATGTtcaataagtatccaaagtacaagtcacaagtgctggctaagacgtgtcctagacgtagcgcaacaaggtgaaacaaAGGACGatggaaagaactcacagaacaagcaaatagcccggatttttcttttttcttttttttccaaaagGTACTAGTAGgaatcaactttttttttttgcactatttttttttatatttttctctgaacaaggatcacaaaagatgcaaccacaaaaattggcacctacaactgaggtgttaTGTGGCCTACAGAAAAACAACACGTTCTCTGAAAAACGTGCAAAAcccttgacaattttttttctatattttcccgaatttttttggggaTTTTGACGAAACCAAACAGACCGAAGGtgagtttgggtcggctccaaatggtgtcgagatgctccacaaaaaatttcagatttttctgacaaacgagcgaaaagttatgcctgttttaccgaaggtatctcaagttaTGTTTTTcggaaggcacaacacggcggcggcagttagggcaaagcgtccctaaactccaacaccgatcacaggatcaaTCGTCcctgtgactaacagcagtaggtaggcgccagatgatgtaaggagggctgcgatgcaggagaAATaacagcggctggcaacctatctagggttagcGCGGCGGCGAGAGATCACACAAGGCGGCTAgtgggggcaagtcgagtaatatggtggcttcgacttgttgtttgggaacggtggttgggatagcggcggaaacaaagaatagcaacggtgcggttgaactacgaccacgaacacaatcctaaaccagcaacaagactcgaccacggaaacaaactcaacaatgcgaaactggaacgaaattgcaaaggcacaaaggttgataggacagcggaaagtaaaatatttttttggcttttgtggactctaggtaatgaacaaatatgaatcgggaaaacactcgataaagctcaccgatcaacctggaaatctgataccacttgatagaaggggagtgcccgatctttcggtgagtggagataatttcgatctggtggaagtagaccctcacgatccgactacgacgagcgaacccgaagcgccaatgcaatcgctgaaccaactcccgatggttaccaacctcgccggtgcgagatcagcctgatcacgaagatcgtttcctgcacgcaatcgaaaaacgaacaagaaaaagacgcgagcaatcacaattatcgctcgaaggtggagttctgaatcacacaaagacggcgcggaattgccgtgttcgagagtagctaaagctagatgtaaaacaaaactcgagttgtaaacaaaagggactccgactaaataaagggggcgcagcccctggagtccagatcgacggcaggagggggggcgccaccagggaaaaggcggcggctgccagccctaggcgccccacctgggctgccctgttgggccatcttcttattccgctggcccttcgttccttaacaacatgatgaagtttaattctctcgcacgggcccgagtgattggccctagatgatcaactggaggcgcctgaggtgctgctggtgtagatgtactcgtggtgtcctcatcagaatctctcttctttctgtttggaggtagtgttagtgaaccgatggtaccactaggtgacaaggctctagtggaagctcgtttcggtccgcttagatatagtgctaatcttgacgcaagataggtgcacggtttgcgtcgaacgtaacatcggctcagaaatcattttgcatgcacctgatggagctccttggttacatgggtcttgtggaatctctcttctttctgtttggaggtagtgttagcatcggtgcaagataggtgcatggtttgcactagacataccataggctcaaaaatcgttttggtcgcacctgatggaaccacaaggtgacgatgctcaagtggaagctcatttcggtacgtttggagatagtgctaatcttaacgcaagatagatgcatggtttgtgtcgaacataccataggataggaaatcagtttggatgcacccaatggaactcctaggtgatgtgggttatgtggaatcttacttcttttggtttggagacattgttagtgtcggtgcaagataggtgcatgttttgcgctagacgtaccataggctctgagatcgttttggacacatccgattggaccactaggtgacaaggctcaagtggaagctcgtttcagtccgcttagagatagtgctaaccttgacgcaagataggtgcacagtttgtgtcgaacgtaacataggtttggaaatcattttgcatgcacccgatggagctccttggtgacgtgggtcatgtggaatctctcttctttctgtttggaggtagtgttagcgtcgttgcaagataggtgcatggtttgcactagacataccataggctcagaaatcattttggtcgcacccgatggtaccacaaggtgacgatgctcaagtggaagctcatttcggtacgtttggagatagtgctaatcttaacacaagatagatgcacggtttgcgtcgatcgtaccataggctaggaaatcattttggatgcacccaatggaactactaggtgacgtgggttatgtggaatcgtacttctttctatttggagacagtgttagtgtcggtgcaagataggtgcatggtttgcgctagacgtacgataggctctgagatcattttggacgcaaccgatggtacgactaggtgacaaggcttaagtggaagctcgttccggtccgcttagagatagtgctaatcttgacgcatgatagctgcacggtttgcgtcgaacgtaacataggcttggaaatcattttgcatgcacctgatggagctcctttgtgatgtgggtcatgtggaatctctcttctttctgtttggaggtagtgttagcgtcggtgcaagataggtgcatggtttgcactagacgtactataggctcagaaatcattttggtcgcacccgatggtaccactaggtgacgaggctcaagtggaagcttatttcggtacgtttggagatagtgctaatcttgatgcaagataggtgctcggtttgcgttgaacatataccataggctaggaaatcattttggaagcacccaatgaaactcctaggtgacgtgggtcatgttgaatctcacttcattccttttggagacagtgttagtgtcggtgcaagatagttgtatggtttgcgctagacctaCCATatgctctgagatcgttttggacgcaaccgatggcaccactaggtgacgaggctcaagtggaagctcgttttggtccatttagagatactgctaatcttgacgcaagatatgtgcacggtttgcatcaagcgtaacataggctcagaaatcattctgcatgcacccgatggagctccttagtgacgtggctcatgtggaatctctcttctttctgtttggagacagtgttagcatcggtgcaagataggtgcatggtttgcactagacataccataggctcagaaatcattttagtcgcacccgatggtaccacaaggtgacgatgctcaagtgcaagctcatttcggtacatttggagatagtgctaatcttaacgcaagatagatccacggtttgtgtcgaacgtaacataggctaggaaatcattttggatgcacccaagggaactcctaggtgacatgggtcatgttgaatctcacttctttccttttggagacaatgttagtgtcggagcaagataggtgtatggtttgcgctagacgtaccataggctctgagatcattttggacacaaccgatggcaccactaggtgacgaggctcaagtggaagctcgtt from Miscanthus floridulus cultivar M001 chromosome 11, ASM1932011v1, whole genome shotgun sequence includes these protein-coding regions:
- the LOC136491725 gene encoding uncharacterized protein produces the protein MAGDGDDVKDELQDMRTQIDGLATDIKTMHERMDSTVTTSNERFDQLDLSQTATKTTLDTIVSRLDSLSTLVADLQNDYVGDTEQDGGDRKGRARRVPRRPGNDSFAKIKFKIPSFNGKYDPAAYLDWELEVDQKFSCHDIPANSQVKAAISEFTDFALIWWREYKQKHPATVPTTWDQLKAAMRYRFVPSYYARDLLNKMQCFQQGSQSVEDYYQELQKGMIRCGLVEENDAAMARFRGGLNREIQDILDYKEYYDMTTLFEFACKAERQIQGRRSKPYSNSFAGRSSTSGSAPAPPAPSTPTTTPRERAATSAGTPPSTGAVPSTRRTRDIQCFRCQGFGHVSRECLNKRALLIRDDGEYSSASDSDDIQPAMLATDHAAKTDVHVNPDDADRYESLVVQRVLSTQVATPETNQRHTLFHTKGVVQERSIRIIIDSGSCNNLASTALVEKLSLPTRKHPHPYHIQWLNDGGKIRITRSVRVPFSMGAYSDFVDCDVIPMEVCSLLLGRPWQYDTDSLHHGRSNHYSLMFKGQKIIIHPMTPEQILKDDLARAAKTAKQLAPSTSVNSEIKLNAPVLLATRADFDKLHDATLPCYALICSRVLVSLDDTPSLDIPPAVANILQEYADVFPKDLPPGLPPLRGIEHQIDLIPGAQLPNRAPYRTNPDETKEIQRQVQALLDKGYIRESLSPCSVPVLLVPKKDGSWRMCVDCRAINNITIRYRYPIPRLDDMLDELSGAIIFTKIDLRSGYHQIRMKLGDEWKTAFKTKFGLYEWLVMPFGLTNAPSTFMRLMNEVLRPFIGLFVVVYFDDILIYSKSMEEHLDHLRAVFDALRAANLFANIEKCMFCTQRVSFLGYVVTPQGIEVDSSKIDAIRAWPTPTTVTQIRSFLGLAGFYRRFVRDFSSIAAPLHELTKKDVPFAWSDSQEVAFSTLKDKLTNSPLLQLPDFTKVFELECDASGIGLGAVLLQEGKPVAYFSEKLSGASLNYSTYDKELYALVRTLHTWQHYLWHREFIIHSDHEALKHIRTQTNLNRRHAKWVEFIESFPYIIKHKSGKENVIADALSRRYTMLSQLDFKIFGLQTVKDQYVDDADFKDAFAHCIHGKPWGKFHIQDGFLFRANKLCVPASSIVYGYIPRAPIDLFVLDAEDAPHIDAAAHIDQMISLHEQTKQNIATANAKYQHRSPSDLDLSVSSARQTFGLAALPFGLTNTAATYQDALRGKITNWLADQPPPTINMLHASWGPGTSLQTILEENPDFESQGSMESLIETFTKQPLLRPFRGGTIFNVSIDSPCRNGETDEERATHENRNANRAQHHDNERTIAMAEAAHDNQFDSQGRPLHRNLNEEFLRIDGHDVFKTLSANLAVAANKLAHLP